Proteins from one Arsenophonus apicola genomic window:
- a CDS encoding TraR/DksA family transcriptional regulator, with protein MSDTIDKANDFAQQQLIYQIKQVTERNRGIARFHCEDCEKAIPEARRIASPGCNRCVDCQSLWESAQKHFKKSRK; from the coding sequence ATGTCTGACACGATTGATAAAGCGAATGACTTCGCCCAACAACAATTAATTTACCAGATTAAACAGGTGACCGAGCGCAACAGGGGTATCGCCCGTTTTCATTGTGAGGATTGTGAAAAAGCGATACCTGAAGCGCGCCGTATCGCTTCCCCAGGCTGCAATCGCTGCGTCGACTGTCAATCTCTTTGGGAATCCGCCCAAAAACATTTTAAAAAGAGCAGGAAATGA
- a CDS encoding DUF2732 family protein, with translation MTAQFGVLKLTDMLKQNREDERKHLLRQFSAHLTSLAYQILHQKMSYHTAYQHVVEISHHFELRAENLHHV, from the coding sequence ATGACTGCACAATTCGGCGTATTAAAACTCACCGATATGCTAAAGCAAAATCGGGAAGATGAAAGGAAACACTTATTGAGACAATTTTCTGCTCATTTAACGTCGCTGGCCTATCAAATTCTTCATCAAAAGATGTCTTATCACACCGCTTATCAGCACGTGGTGGAAATCAGTCACCACTTTGAACTTCGAGCAGAGAATTTACACCATGTCTGA
- a CDS encoding DUF5347 family protein, with translation MMTNKHALTNTLIHSVNTLQNNAGEINRIKTGIYRNEGLPINARVDGLIKAAKCRTVHFNKNKENPDNQCLLGFIEYLREHNKRFVNLIFYLANIDNKKHHLKFDEFNKKEKQAIINALFQLQVLVALIPKNIALPL, from the coding sequence ATGATGACGAATAAACACGCATTAACAAATACATTAATTCACTCGGTTAACACATTACAAAATAATGCCGGTGAGATTAATAGAATAAAGACGGGTATTTATCGCAATGAAGGACTACCCATTAATGCGCGCGTCGATGGGTTAATTAAGGCAGCGAAATGTCGAACCGTTCATTTTAATAAAAATAAAGAAAATCCCGATAATCAATGCCTGTTGGGATTTATTGAATATTTACGAGAACATAATAAACGGTTTGTTAATTTAATTTTTTATTTAGCCAATATTGATAATAAAAAACATCATTTGAAATTTGATGAATTTAATAAAAAAGAAAAACAGGCGATTATTAACGCGCTATTTCAATTACAGGTGCTCGTTGCATTAATACCTAAAAATATCGCACTGCCACTTTAA
- a CDS encoding Cox family DNA-binding protein produces the protein MNKEIVNVSSASDGVTEAKFAEMVGKTKQAISDMRKDGKLPVIEMKNPKSSRGEYYIYLPAWNLGLKLAYESLPKEIREGWLTWLGLKS, from the coding sequence ATGAATAAAGAAATCGTAAATGTTTCTAGTGCTTCAGATGGTGTTACTGAAGCCAAGTTTGCAGAAATGGTTGGAAAAACCAAGCAAGCAATTTCAGATATGCGTAAAGATGGCAAACTGCCCGTAATTGAAATGAAGAACCCCAAAAGTTCTCGTGGTGAATACTATATTTATTTACCTGCCTGGAACTTAGGACTGAAGTTGGCTTATGAATCTTTACCTAAAGAAATTAGAGAAGGCTGGTTAACATGGTTAGGACTGAAATCATGA
- a CDS encoding helix-turn-helix transcriptional regulator, translating to MSTPKNEKLKLIRESERLKLKEMTDLTGINYHTYHGYESGKMNMSLESAEKLFSIARFRKYMDWFMFDETNPEAGQIAPALAHNGPEKTMSVQSKKKTG from the coding sequence ATGTCAACCCCGAAAAATGAAAAATTGAAACTTATTAGAGAATCTGAGAGATTAAAACTTAAAGAAATGACTGATTTAACAGGAATTAATTATCACACTTATCATGGTTATGAATCAGGAAAAATGAATATGTCACTTGAATCAGCAGAAAAATTATTTTCTATAGCACGATTTCGGAAGTATATGGATTGGTTTATGTTTGATGAAACCAATCCAGAAGCTGGTCAAATTGCACCAGCTCTCGCACACAATGGGCCAGAGAAAACAATGTCAGTCCAATCAAAGAAAAAGACTGGTTAA
- the rplY gene encoding 50S ribosomal protein L25, with protein MLTINAEIRKEQGKGASRRLRKNNKLPAIVYGGDQEPVSIELNHDEVINQESKPEFYEVLTLVVDGKKTKVKVQAVQRHPFKPKLTHIDFLRV; from the coding sequence ATGCTAACTATTAATGCAGAAATCCGCAAAGAGCAGGGTAAGGGTGCGAGCCGCCGCCTGCGTAAAAATAACAAATTACCGGCTATCGTCTATGGTGGTGATCAAGAACCTGTTTCTATTGAACTCAACCATGATGAAGTTATCAACCAAGAAAGTAAGCCAGAGTTTTATGAAGTATTAACGCTGGTGGTTGACGGCAAAAAAACCAAAGTTAAAGTACAAGCGGTTCAACGCCATCCGTTTAAGCCTAAACTAACCCATATTGATTTCTTGCGGGTTTAA
- a CDS encoding DEAD/DEAH box helicase — MIVTLRPYQHDAVNAAINYFRRHKEPAVIVLPTGAGKSLVIAELARLARGRVLVLAHVKELVEQNHNKYQAYGLTADIYAAGLNKKQNKNKVIFASVQSVAKNLTDFNAPFSLLIIDECHRISLNNDGQYQQIIQKLQLNNPNLCVLGLTATPYRLSEGWIYQYHYHGMIKGDENCFFRDCIYELPLRYMIKNHYLVPPKRLDMPIIQYDFSQLRLSQEGIFNHTDLDQEIKRQHRVTPLIIKQIIEYARSCQGCMIFAATVEHAKEILALLPNNKAALICADTTAMDREKTINAFKAQKIRYLVNVSVLTTGFDAPHVDLIAILRPTESVSLYQQIIGRGLRLFPNKSQCIILDYAGNPHDLYMPEVGSAKNDPQNVPVQVFCPLCHFANLFWGKSDPDGQVIEHYGRRCQGWEEMHNGQKKQCQFRFRFKQCPDCNAENDIAARRCHQCQAILVDPDDMLKAALKLKNSLILRCGGMQLTAGHDKKGEWLKVTYYDEDGSNVSERFRLATSAQRKIFEQRFLLQHQRAPGLPFQWQTVDDILRQKTSLRHPNFVIARKQNQFWQIREKIFDYHGKYRLANDLY, encoded by the coding sequence ATGATCGTTACGCTAAGACCATATCAACATGATGCCGTTAATGCAGCAATAAACTATTTTCGCCGCCATAAAGAACCGGCGGTTATTGTATTACCTACTGGCGCAGGAAAAAGTCTAGTGATTGCTGAATTAGCCCGATTGGCCCGTGGACGTGTACTAGTATTAGCCCATGTAAAAGAACTCGTTGAACAAAACCATAATAAATATCAGGCCTATGGTTTAACGGCTGACATTTATGCCGCCGGGCTTAATAAAAAACAAAATAAAAATAAAGTTATTTTTGCTAGCGTACAATCTGTGGCAAAAAATTTAACTGATTTTAATGCTCCCTTTTCGCTATTAATTATTGATGAATGCCACCGCATCAGTCTCAATAACGATGGTCAATATCAACAAATCATACAAAAATTGCAACTTAATAACCCTAATTTATGTGTTTTAGGATTAACGGCAACACCTTATCGTCTGTCTGAAGGCTGGATATATCAGTATCACTACCATGGTATGATAAAAGGCGATGAGAACTGTTTTTTTCGTGATTGTATTTATGAACTTCCGTTAAGGTATATGATAAAAAATCATTACCTTGTGCCACCTAAACGCCTAGATATGCCGATTATTCAATACGATTTTAGTCAATTGCGCCTAAGTCAAGAAGGTATTTTTAATCACACTGACTTAGATCAGGAAATTAAACGTCAGCATAGAGTGACTCCCTTAATTATTAAGCAAATTATCGAATATGCCCGTTCCTGTCAAGGCTGTATGATCTTCGCCGCTACTGTTGAACATGCCAAAGAAATTTTGGCATTATTACCTAATAACAAAGCAGCATTAATTTGCGCAGACACGACAGCAATGGATCGTGAAAAAACGATTAATGCGTTTAAAGCACAAAAAATTCGCTATTTAGTTAATGTATCGGTCTTAACAACTGGCTTTGATGCTCCTCATGTTGATTTGATTGCTATTTTACGTCCCACTGAATCAGTCAGTCTCTATCAACAAATAATTGGTCGCGGATTAAGACTATTTCCGAATAAAAGCCAATGTATTATTCTTGATTATGCAGGAAATCCCCATGATCTTTATATGCCAGAAGTTGGCAGTGCCAAAAATGATCCACAAAACGTACCCGTTCAAGTTTTTTGCCCACTTTGTCATTTTGCCAATCTATTCTGGGGGAAAAGCGATCCTGACGGTCAAGTAATTGAACATTACGGCCGTCGCTGCCAAGGCTGGGAAGAAATGCATAATGGACAAAAAAAACAGTGTCAATTTCGCTTTCGTTTTAAACAATGTCCCGACTGTAATGCTGAAAATGACATTGCAGCACGACGTTGTCATCAATGTCAGGCAATTTTAGTTGATCCAGATGATATGTTAAAAGCGGCGTTAAAATTGAAAAATTCACTGATCCTTCGCTGCGGCGGCATGCAACTGACGGCTGGACACGATAAGAAAGGAGAATGGTTAAAAGTCACTTATTATGATGAAGATGGCAGCAACGTCTCAGAAAGATTTCGATTAGCAACGTCGGCTCAGCGCAAAATCTTTGAACAACGTTTTCTGTTGCAACACCAGCGAGCTCCAGGCCTTCCTTTCCAATGGCAAACAGTAGACGACATTCTACGTCAAAAAACGAGCTTACGTCATCCTAACTTTGTTATCGCACGTAAACAAAACCAGTTTTGGCAAATAAGAGAAAAAATTTTTGATTATCATGGAAAGTATCGTCTGGCTAACGACCTCTATTAA
- the rsuA gene encoding 16S rRNA pseudouridine(516) synthase RsuA: MRLDKFLSQQLTISRGLVMRELRAGKVMVNNEVIKTGSYQITSEMVVSYEDVVLQHIIGLRYFMLNKPPGYVCSTVDSVNPTILSFVDEPAITKLHIAGRLDIDTTGLVIITDDGKWTHKMISPKHHCEKTYLVTLAHPISTEVVDKFLTGIWFKGEKLPTKPAKLSIVSSKQVRLTISEGRYHQVKRMFAAVGNHVYALHRERIGGIYLDPALEAGEYRSLTQEEIKTI; this comes from the coding sequence ATGCGACTCGATAAGTTTTTATCTCAACAACTAACAATCAGCCGTGGCTTGGTCATGCGAGAATTACGAGCAGGAAAAGTTATGGTTAATAATGAAGTAATAAAAACCGGATCTTATCAAATTACATCTGAGATGGTAGTTAGTTATGAAGATGTCGTACTGCAACATATTATCGGCCTGCGCTATTTTATGTTGAATAAACCACCAGGATATGTTTGTTCGACGGTAGATAGCGTTAATCCAACAATTTTATCGTTTGTTGATGAACCAGCTATAACAAAGTTACACATTGCCGGCAGATTAGACATAGATACCACCGGGTTAGTGATTATAACAGATGATGGTAAATGGACACATAAAATGATCTCGCCCAAACATCATTGTGAGAAAACTTATCTTGTCACCTTGGCACACCCGATTTCAACTGAGGTAGTGGATAAGTTTTTAACAGGCATATGGTTTAAAGGAGAAAAATTACCCACAAAACCCGCAAAACTATCGATAGTTTCATCAAAGCAGGTACGTTTGACAATAAGTGAAGGCCGGTATCATCAAGTCAAAAGAATGTTTGCAGCGGTGGGTAATCACGTTTATGCACTTCATCGTGAACGCATTGGAGGTATTTATCTTGATCCAGCATTAGAGGCTGGCGAATACCGTTCTTTAACACAAGAAGAAATCAAAACTATTTAA
- a CDS encoding Bcr/CflA family multidrug efflux MFS transporter, with product MQRQRSSYFSLILILGLISMLMPLAIDMYLPSLPSIAKSFNVDTGQVQMTLNSYIFGFAIGQLFYGPMADSIGRKPVILGGVIIFAITSGICALANSIEQFIFVRFLQGLSAAAASVVITALMRDMFSSDEFSRSMSFVLLVMTIAPLLAPILGGMAMIWFSWHAIFWIISIAAIIGALLVTFFIQETLPQEKRQKFHLRNTIKQILTLFRARPVFCYILASGFSFAGLFSFLNTGPFVYIELNGVSPQHFGYYFGLNIVFLFLLTTLNSRYVRHFGALKMLHIGLTLQFIMGMWLIFSTILNLGFIPMIFGVAVYVGSIAMISSNAMSVILDNYPHIAGTVSSLVGTIRFGIGAFFGYLLSCFKTTTAWSMVGFMGLCVFLAMEFVLLANYSKD from the coding sequence ATGCAACGTCAGCGTTCCTCTTATTTCAGCCTAATTTTGATTTTAGGCCTTATATCCATGTTGATGCCATTAGCCATTGACATGTATTTGCCTAGTTTACCATCGATTGCAAAAAGTTTTAATGTTGATACCGGTCAAGTTCAGATGACCTTAAATAGCTATATTTTCGGTTTTGCAATAGGCCAACTGTTTTATGGTCCGATGGCAGATAGCATAGGTCGAAAGCCCGTGATATTAGGCGGTGTGATCATTTTTGCTATTACTTCAGGGATTTGTGCACTCGCTAACAGTATTGAGCAATTTATTTTTGTCCGCTTTTTACAAGGATTATCGGCGGCGGCAGCAAGTGTTGTCATCACTGCTTTGATGAGAGATATGTTTAGTAGTGATGAATTTTCACGTAGCATGTCTTTCGTTTTGTTAGTCATGACCATCGCGCCATTATTAGCACCAATTTTAGGTGGTATGGCAATGATCTGGTTTTCCTGGCATGCTATTTTTTGGATTATATCCATAGCAGCCATCATAGGAGCTTTATTAGTTACTTTTTTTATTCAAGAAACGTTACCTCAGGAAAAAAGGCAAAAATTTCATTTACGTAATACTATAAAACAAATTCTTACCTTGTTTCGCGCTAGGCCAGTCTTTTGCTATATTCTTGCTAGTGGGTTTTCGTTTGCTGGGTTGTTTTCATTTTTAAATACCGGGCCATTTGTCTATATTGAATTAAATGGGGTTTCACCACAGCATTTTGGTTATTATTTTGGCTTAAATATTGTTTTTTTATTTTTACTGACTACGTTGAATAGCCGTTATGTACGCCATTTTGGCGCATTGAAAATGTTGCATATTGGCTTAACACTGCAATTCATCATGGGAATGTGGCTGATTTTTAGCACTATATTAAACTTAGGTTTTATTCCAATGATATTTGGTGTTGCTGTTTATGTTGGTAGTATTGCTATGATATCTTCTAATGCAATGTCAGTCATTTTAGATAATTATCCACATATCGCTGGAACAGTTTCATCTTTAGTTGGTACAATACGTTTTGGTATCGGCGCATTTTTTGGTTACTTGCTTTCTTGTTTCAAAACAACGACAGCTTGGTCGATGGTAGGATTTATGGGATTATGCGTTTTTCTTGCAATGGAGTTTGTTCTGTTAGCTAATTACAGCAAAGACTAA
- the mepS gene encoding bifunctional murein DD-endopeptidase/murein LD-carboxypeptidase produces the protein MVKLQPLLKYCMKPTPALVITLLLSACNSPNSSLYKAQSNSLYQVSQVEFEQLVRNVEIKTKILEQYANWRGVAYRFGGTTKKGIDCSAFTQRMFSEKFGVNLPRSTNEQQYTGHWVKQQNLRPGDLVFFRTGPTNRHVGIYIGNDKFVHASTSSGVTVSTINDDYWSKRYYAARRIIDSY, from the coding sequence ATGGTCAAACTACAACCGTTACTGAAATACTGTATGAAGCCTACACCGGCACTAGTCATTACTCTATTGCTATCCGCTTGTAATTCACCAAATTCGTCACTATATAAAGCACAATCTAATTCACTTTATCAAGTATCGCAAGTTGAGTTTGAACAATTAGTACGCAATGTGGAAATTAAAACTAAAATTTTAGAGCAGTATGCAAACTGGAGAGGTGTAGCCTACCGTTTTGGTGGTACAACTAAGAAAGGTATTGACTGCTCTGCCTTTACCCAACGTATGTTTAGTGAGAAATTTGGAGTTAATTTACCTCGCTCAACAAATGAACAACAATATACCGGCCACTGGGTTAAACAACAAAATTTACGCCCTGGTGATCTGGTTTTTTTTAGAACTGGGCCAACCAACCGACATGTCGGTATTTATATTGGTAATGATAAATTTGTCCATGCATCAACAAGTAGTGGTGTAACTGTTTCTACAATAAATGATGATTATTGGAGTAAGCGTTATTATGCCGCTCGTCGAATCATCGATAGCTATTAA
- the mtr gene encoding tryptophan permease, with protein sequence MASDVIQKFKRPPLLGGAMIIAGTTVGAGMFSIPIVTSGVWFTGSIILLVYTWACMFFSGLMILEANMNYPCGASFHTMVKDLLGARWNLLNSISITFVLYILTYAYISAGGSIITHNLNQFIPINHPVAGLLFSLLIAFVVWLSTKAVDRLSTILIGGMVITFIMSVSGMFNSVSSTILFNKNSLDTDYLPYAFIALPYLLTSFGFHGNVPGLVKYYHKESKAVVRSLLYGTLIALVIYILWQYAIQGNISRTAFKQIMTEGGNVDSLLKQMNHSINNNIVKQCLNLFSYMALASSFLGVTLGLFDFIADFFKFKDNNRGRLKSALITFIPPTLFALYYPDGFIHAIGFAGLAATIWAVIVPAMMAKASRKKFPQAAYHAPGGDLLIYFVILFGLINAVIHILALFDILPVYK encoded by the coding sequence ATGGCTAGTGATGTAATTCAAAAATTTAAACGCCCTCCCTTACTTGGTGGTGCCATGATCATTGCAGGCACAACTGTAGGTGCCGGTATGTTTTCTATTCCTATTGTTACTTCTGGCGTCTGGTTTACAGGTTCAATTATTTTATTAGTTTATACTTGGGCATGTATGTTTTTTTCTGGTTTAATGATCCTAGAAGCCAACATGAATTATCCTTGCGGTGCCAGCTTTCATACCATGGTAAAAGACTTACTTGGCGCCCGCTGGAATTTACTAAATAGCATTTCAATTACATTTGTTCTTTATATATTAACTTATGCTTATATTTCAGCTGGTGGATCGATCATTACGCATAATCTTAATCAGTTCATACCAATAAATCATCCTGTTGCCGGTTTATTGTTTAGCTTATTGATTGCTTTTGTAGTTTGGCTATCGACTAAAGCCGTTGACCGTCTAAGTACGATTTTGATTGGTGGAATGGTTATTACTTTTATTATGTCAGTGAGTGGCATGTTTAATAGCGTTTCATCTACTATCTTATTCAATAAAAATAGTCTGGATACGGATTATTTACCTTATGCATTTATTGCTTTACCTTACTTACTAACCTCTTTTGGCTTCCATGGTAATGTGCCTGGTTTAGTAAAATATTACCATAAGGAAAGCAAAGCAGTTGTTCGGAGTTTGTTATATGGTACCCTTATTGCTTTAGTCATTTATATCTTATGGCAGTATGCTATTCAAGGTAATATATCTCGTACAGCCTTTAAACAAATTATGACTGAAGGTGGTAATGTTGACTCGCTATTAAAACAAATGAATCACAGCATCAATAACAATATTGTAAAACAGTGTTTAAATCTGTTTTCTTACATGGCACTTGCGAGCTCTTTTTTAGGCGTTACACTTGGACTGTTTGATTTCATTGCCGATTTTTTCAAATTTAAAGATAATAATCGAGGCCGTTTAAAATCCGCCTTGATAACCTTCATTCCACCTACCCTTTTTGCTTTATATTATCCTGATGGTTTTATTCATGCCATTGGTTTTGCTGGCCTAGCAGCAACTATATGGGCAGTAATTGTGCCGGCAATGATGGCTAAAGCTAGTCGCAAAAAATTCCCGCAAGCAGCCTATCATGCGCCTGGCGGTGATCTATTAATTTATTTTGTCATCCTATTTGGTTTGATTAACGCAGTTATTCATATATTAGCACTATTTGATATTTTGCCAGTTTATAAATAG
- the nfo gene encoding deoxyribonuclease IV: MKFVGAHVSAAGGVDQAVLRAHEINATAFALFTKNQRQWQAPPLKPETVEQFKLNCEKYGFGKQQILPHDSYLINLGHPETEALKKSRAAFLDEMQRCEQLGITLLNFHPGSHLNKITVDVCLARIAESINITLAQTKNVIAVIENTAGQGSNLGFKFEHLAAIIEDIEDKQRVGVCLDTCHAFAAGYDLRTKEACDNTFAQFNKIVGFQYLRAMHLNDAKSQFASHIDRHQSLGQGNIGYSAFSYIMKDNRFNNIPLILETINPEIWSQEIAWLKSQQ, translated from the coding sequence ATGAAATTTGTTGGAGCCCATGTCAGCGCTGCTGGCGGTGTTGATCAAGCAGTACTCCGTGCTCACGAAATCAATGCCACTGCCTTTGCTCTTTTCACTAAAAACCAGCGTCAATGGCAAGCTCCACCTTTAAAACCGGAAACAGTTGAACAATTCAAACTCAATTGTGAGAAATATGGTTTTGGCAAACAGCAAATACTGCCACACGATAGTTATCTTATTAATTTAGGCCATCCGGAAACTGAAGCACTGAAAAAATCACGGGCCGCTTTCCTGGATGAAATGCAACGTTGTGAGCAATTAGGTATTACTTTGCTCAATTTTCATCCTGGCAGTCATCTGAATAAAATTACCGTCGATGTATGTCTTGCCCGTATAGCTGAATCAATCAATATTACTTTAGCGCAAACTAAAAATGTTATTGCTGTAATTGAAAATACTGCCGGTCAAGGCTCCAATTTAGGATTTAAATTTGAGCATTTGGCAGCGATAATTGAAGATATTGAAGATAAACAGCGAGTGGGTGTTTGTTTGGATACCTGTCATGCTTTTGCGGCAGGTTATGACTTAAGAACAAAAGAAGCTTGCGATAATACTTTTGCCCAATTTAATAAAATTGTCGGTTTTCAATATCTACGAGCCATGCATTTAAATGATGCCAAAAGCCAATTTGCCAGTCATATTGATCGCCACCAAAGCCTAGGCCAAGGTAATATCGGTTACAGCGCTTTTAGTTATATTATGAAGGATAACCGCTTCAATAATATACCTTTGATTCTTGAAACCATCAATCCGGAGATCTGGTCTCAAGAAATTGCCTGGTTAAAATCACAACAATAA
- a CDS encoding YeiH family protein, with the protein MVKTIMTTQIKHKNFKYIPGLLLTGFVTTIAVYLGNKEWFANIGLSPLSLAILLGIVVGNTIYFVVKPSRTEGIKFAKHYLLRTGIILYGFRLTFQQIMEVGTIGIMIDLIMLTSTFLIALLIGKYFLRLDSQTTILIGAGSSICGAAAVLATESVIKTSADKVTIAVATVVIFGTLAIFVYPWFYHLNQIYHWFSLDLAQFGIFIGSTVHEVAQVVAAGHAISPEAENSAVISKMIRVMMLAPFLLILSSYLNRKMITSNLSQSKPTIVIPWFAIFFIIIAYINSFHLLPQILVQSIITLDTILLSMAMAALGLTTHISVVRQARIKPLVMAICLFGWLTIGGLFINCLMQSFFQ; encoded by the coding sequence ATGGTTAAAACAATTATGACAACACAAATAAAACATAAAAATTTTAAATATATACCTGGATTACTATTGACAGGGTTTGTAACTACTATTGCCGTTTATCTTGGTAATAAAGAATGGTTTGCAAATATCGGATTAAGTCCTTTAAGCCTGGCAATTCTGTTGGGCATTGTGGTTGGAAATACCATTTATTTTGTCGTAAAACCCTCTCGTACCGAAGGGATCAAATTCGCTAAACATTATTTATTAAGAACAGGGATTATTTTGTACGGTTTTCGATTGACGTTTCAACAGATTATGGAGGTTGGTACGATTGGTATTATGATTGATCTGATTATGCTAACTTCCACATTTTTAATTGCACTGTTGATCGGTAAATATTTTTTGAGGTTGGATAGTCAGACGACCATATTGATTGGAGCCGGTAGTAGCATTTGTGGCGCCGCTGCAGTTTTAGCAACAGAATCTGTCATTAAAACATCGGCTGATAAAGTGACAATTGCAGTTGCAACTGTAGTTATTTTTGGTACCTTGGCTATTTTTGTCTATCCGTGGTTTTACCATTTAAATCAAATTTATCACTGGTTTTCACTTGATCTGGCTCAGTTTGGTATCTTTATTGGCTCTACTGTGCATGAAGTCGCTCAAGTAGTTGCTGCTGGCCATGCAATTAGCCCTGAAGCTGAAAATAGTGCAGTGATCAGTAAAATGATCCGCGTTATGATGTTAGCACCATTTTTATTGATATTATCAAGTTATCTAAATCGCAAAATGATAACCAGCAATTTATCCCAATCAAAACCCACTATTGTGATCCCTTGGTTTGCAATATTTTTTATTATCATTGCGTACATAAACTCTTTTCATTTATTGCCACAAATTTTAGTTCAATCCATTATTACTCTTGATACTATTCTATTATCTATGGCAATGGCTGCACTTGGATTAACTACCCATATTAGTGTGGTTCGACAAGCTAGGATCAAACCACTAGTTATGGCTATCTGCCTTTTTGGCTGGCTAACTATCGGTGGCTTATTTATAAATTGTTTGATGCAATCGTTTTTTCAATAA
- a CDS encoding LysR family transcriptional regulator: MRITFRQLEVFIEIFQCGSTIQAAQSLALSQSAVSAALTDLESQLEVQLFDRVGKRLVTNEYGRLLYPKVLALLEQATEVEQIAKNGLAAVKVAASTTIGNYILPGKLVHYRHDNPTIPFELTINNTAEVIKAVLEFKVDLGLIEGSCYETELITIPWKKDQLVVFCSPNNPLVGRQLKQHELENENWILRESGSGTRNIVDQLLLSKLSQCNILIEFNNSEAIKHAVINGMGISCLSYLTIEEQLKNGSLVALNIDELELSRTLYLIHHQNKHLSKALLLLLEYFQ, encoded by the coding sequence ATGCGAATTACTTTTAGACAACTTGAAGTTTTTATTGAAATTTTTCAATGTGGCTCAACAATTCAGGCTGCTCAATCATTGGCATTATCACAATCAGCAGTAAGTGCTGCTTTAACAGATTTGGAATCTCAACTTGAAGTACAGTTATTTGATCGCGTTGGTAAACGTTTAGTAACTAATGAATATGGTCGGTTATTATATCCAAAAGTATTAGCATTACTTGAACAGGCAACTGAAGTTGAACAAATTGCCAAAAATGGATTAGCAGCGGTAAAAGTGGCGGCAAGTACCACGATTGGTAATTATATATTGCCAGGGAAATTGGTCCATTATCGTCATGATAATCCCACTATTCCGTTTGAATTAACGATAAATAATACTGCGGAAGTGATCAAAGCAGTACTCGAATTCAAGGTTGATTTAGGTTTAATTGAAGGAAGCTGTTATGAAACAGAATTGATTACTATACCATGGAAAAAAGACCAGTTGGTGGTATTTTGTTCGCCGAATAACCCACTGGTAGGCCGTCAATTAAAACAACATGAACTCGAAAATGAGAATTGGATTTTGCGTGAAAGCGGTTCTGGAACCCGTAATATTGTTGATCAACTATTATTGAGTAAACTAAGCCAGTGCAATATTTTAATTGAATTTAATAATTCTGAAGCCATTAAGCATGCTGTTATAAATGGTATGGGAATAAGTTGTTTATCTTATCTTACAATAGAGGAACAATTAAAGAATGGTTCATTGGTCGCGTTAAATATTGATGAACTCGAACTTTCACGGACATTATATTTAATTCATCATCAAAATAAACATTTATCTAAGGCGTTATTACTTTTGTTAGAATATTTTCAATGA